The Steroidobacteraceae bacterium genomic interval TTTGACCAAGGGGGAGCACCTGGCGCCGGCCTATCTGCAACTCAATCCCGTGGGCCGGCTGCCCACGATCGTGGATCACGATGGCAGCAGCAGCCAGCCTATCGTCGTATACGGTACCGCCGCGATCGCAAGCTATCTTGCCGACAAGACCGGCCTCTACATGCCGAAAGACGTCGCCGGGCGCGCCGCCTGCCAGCAATGGATCGGTATTGTCTCGAGCGACCTGGGCCCGGCTTACACTGGCCAGTTTGTGTTCAATGTATTGGCGCCCCAAGCGGATGCCTGGGCGATTCAATTCTACGATCGCCTTGTTACGCGCCTGCTTGTCGTCGTCGAAGCACGCCTCGCGGCGAACGACTATCTCGCAGGGGGCGAATATTCTATTGCGGACATGCTCGCCTACCCGGTCGCGGCCGTATCAGCTAAACGCTTCCCCGGGAACCTGGCCGATTATCCCGCGATCGCCGGGTGGGCAGGCCGAATCGCTGCGCGACCAGCCGTGCAACGCGCGATGCGCGTGCCAGCCTAGCCAGCGCCGGGCGAACCGAACTGGCAATAGGATTCCTTTTCGACAAGATCGAAAGTGAACAGGAATTTCGCCATGCCAACAAGTATGGCCATGGTCAAGCCCAATTCCACGATCTGCGCATCGCTGAAGTGGCGCCGGCACTCGTCATACAGGCCCGGATCGAGCGAACCTTGCGGCGAATTGAGCGAAAGGCGCTCGGCCAGTTCGAGCACCGCGCGCTCGGCATCACTCCAAACCTGCGCTCCCGGAGAATCAATGGCGGCGATCTGCTCATCGCTCAAACCGGCGCGCCGCGCATCGAGTCTATTGCCCCTGTTGCAGAACGCACAGCCGTGCAGCGTGGACAAGCGCAGTCGCGCGATCTCCTTGAAGCGCACCGGCACCTGCCCACCGTAGAATATCTGTTGATAGAAGTCCTGGTACCACTGCAGCAGCGACGGTGCATGCGCCATGACCTGCAGGAAAGTCGCATCGCCACGCTCGCGGCGCGCCTTTTCGACCGCTGCCTGCAGAACTGGCGACAGCGCCTCTTCGGGAACTCGCGGAATCTGTGGTTCAGGCGTCACGGGTGCTCCCGTTGTCATGAGTAAAACCGGTGATTTGTGCTGTCCAATGGACCGCCATGCAATTTACACTATCAGGACACATATTCGGGGGTATCGATGCGCCAAGCCGCAGTTCTGTTCGCACTCTTCCTGAGCGTATTTTCCGCTCATGCCGCGGATACCGACGATGCAGCCATCCGCAACGCGGCGGCGTCGTGGATAACGGCGTTCAAGTCCGGCGCGCTCGATGACCTGATGCAGCTATATGACGACGACGCAACCATAGCGCTCCACGGCCAACCGGTGTTACTCGGAAAGTCTGCAATCCGCGAGTATTTTCAACCGCGGATCGGCACGCCTGGAATTTCATTCCTGCTCGATATCGAATCGATATCCATCTATGGCGATACGGCGATACTCCTGTCCCGCTATTGGTTCGAAATGCCGGTCGCCAGCGGCTCTCGCCTGGAGGATGCGGGGCGATCGCTGCTCGTTTACCGCCGCGATGACCGCGGCCGTTGGCTCATCCGGTTCGACATCGACCAGGCAACACCCGACGCCACATTCCCGCCACCATCACAGGCACAGTGACGGGAGTGCACCCCGCAGGTCGTCCTCCGGAGTGGCCTCCCGCTTGTGCGCACTACGTTTGCAAGAGGATTGAACAGTGCCAACTGCGATTATCAACAACCACGAGATGTATTTTGAAGTTCACGGCGAGGGAGATCCCGTACTCTGCATGGGCGGCTGGGGAACGTTTTGTCATGAGAACATAGGTCATCTTGCGCGTGGCCTGACCGACCGCTACAAGGTCATTATTTTCGACTACCGGGGCATCCGGGACTCCGGTGATGAACTCGACAAGCCGTCGACCATGCAGCTTCACGCCGCCGACGCCACGGCACTACTCGAGCATCTCAGTGCCGAGCGTGTTCACCTGATCGGACTCGTTGGCATGGGCGCCTGCGTGTGTCAGGAAATCGCCATAACCCGACCCGACCTGGCACGCTCGATGCTCAACATGGGCGCGTGGTGCGAGGTCGATGACTTCCTGCGCGATCAGCTCGAGATGTTCCGCTGGATCCACCGGGACGCGGGTTTCCTCTCTTTTCAGAAGGCGGTAACACTCTTGTCGTTCACACCGGAGTATTACAACGCCAACAAGCAGAAGTTGCTCGGCCCCGAGGGCGGATGGAAGGAATTGAACGGTCGCTACACCGCGCACTCGAGACTCATCGACGCTTGCGTCAATTTCGAGTCGCGATCGCGGCTGTCACGGGTGCGCTGCCCGAGCCTGATCATTCACGCCGGCCTCGATACCGTGACCAGCCCACGCACGACGATACCGATCGAAAAGGCAATCCCCGGGTCGCAAGGACTGCTCTGGGATGACGTTGCTCATGTCGTGGCGGGCAAGGAACAGAAGATTCGTTTCGCAAAAACCCTGATGGAGTGGCTTTCGACGCACTGAGCACCGTCAGGCAGTATTCGCGAGGGGTAGCT includes:
- a CDS encoding DUF4440 domain-containing protein; this translates as MRQAAVLFALFLSVFSAHAADTDDAAIRNAAASWITAFKSGALDDLMQLYDDDATIALHGQPVLLGKSAIREYFQPRIGTPGISFLLDIESISIYGDTAILLSRYWFEMPVASGSRLEDAGRSLLVYRRDDRGRWLIRFDIDQATPDATFPPPSQAQ
- a CDS encoding alpha/beta hydrolase yields the protein MPTAIINNHEMYFEVHGEGDPVLCMGGWGTFCHENIGHLARGLTDRYKVIIFDYRGIRDSGDELDKPSTMQLHAADATALLEHLSAERVHLIGLVGMGACVCQEIAITRPDLARSMLNMGAWCEVDDFLRDQLEMFRWIHRDAGFLSFQKAVTLLSFTPEYYNANKQKLLGPEGGWKELNGRYTAHSRLIDACVNFESRSRLSRVRCPSLIIHAGLDTVTSPRTTIPIEKAIPGSQGLLWDDVAHVVAGKEQKIRFAKTLMEWLSTH
- a CDS encoding glutathione binding-like protein, encoding MIDLHTTATANGYKAALVLEEMALPYRVIAYDLTKGEHLAPAYLQLNPVGRLPTIVDHDGSSSQPIVVYGTAAIASYLADKTGLYMPKDVAGRAACQQWIGIVSSDLGPAYTGQFVFNVLAPQADAWAIQFYDRLVTRLLVVVEARLAANDYLAGGEYSIADMLAYPVAAVSAKRFPGNLADYPAIAGWAGRIAARPAVQRAMRVPA
- a CDS encoding carboxymuconolactone decarboxylase family protein, which gives rise to MTPEPQIPRVPEEALSPVLQAAVEKARRERGDATFLQVMAHAPSLLQWYQDFYQQIFYGGQVPVRFKEIARLRLSTLHGCAFCNRGNRLDARRAGLSDEQIAAIDSPGAQVWSDAERAVLELAERLSLNSPQGSLDPGLYDECRRHFSDAQIVELGLTMAILVGMAKFLFTFDLVEKESYCQFGSPGAG